From one Candidatus Omnitrophota bacterium genomic stretch:
- a CDS encoding cation diffusion facilitator family transporter — MSKTVSAKEKYMMRAASISLWFNVALFIFKLAALIVVRSLAIATDFSITVVGLTVSIILYNSLKLSVRPADLLHNYGYGKVEHVCEAMEGIVLIGIAAIMSFQAFATFFHPSHVTFPWIGFASSSLSLTLNFVGAFFIFKLARKSSSPAVRAEGVHYMLEGFISTAIACAFIVTILLTTGPYAHIGPYIDPAVTILVGIAISLPSLKLTRQAFVNLLDVSIEEPGKMEAVVRLARHADLYCNFKDLKTRTAGHKKFIEVKIILPKDMPFSMAHDIVSKIESDIASGVPDSEVTVTMVPCSKNCGLLQDHKPCPYIEGVV; from the coding sequence ATGTCAAAGACCGTCTCCGCAAAAGAGAAGTACATGATGAGGGCTGCAAGTATCAGCCTCTGGTTCAATGTCGCGCTCTTCATCTTTAAGCTCGCGGCGCTCATCGTAGTCCGTTCACTGGCCATCGCAACGGATTTCTCGATAACGGTGGTAGGGCTTACGGTCTCCATAATCCTTTATAATTCGCTGAAGTTATCGGTGAGGCCCGCCGACCTCCTGCATAATTACGGCTACGGGAAGGTCGAACACGTATGCGAGGCCATGGAGGGAATAGTCCTCATCGGGATAGCCGCCATCATGTCCTTCCAGGCGTTCGCGACGTTCTTCCATCCGAGCCACGTCACCTTTCCATGGATAGGATTTGCCTCAAGCTCGCTCAGCCTGACGCTGAATTTTGTAGGGGCCTTTTTCATATTCAAGCTGGCACGCAAGAGTTCATCTCCGGCAGTCAGGGCGGAAGGGGTCCACTATATGCTGGAGGGGTTCATATCGACGGCGATCGCGTGCGCTTTTATAGTCACCATACTGTTGACGACGGGCCCATATGCGCATATAGGGCCGTACATCGACCCTGCCGTTACCATACTCGTAGGCATCGCGATCTCGTTGCCCTCACTCAAGCTTACGAGGCAGGCCTTCGTGAATTTACTGGATGTCTCTATCGAGGAGCCGGGCAAGATGGAGGCCGTGGTGCGCCTCGCCCGGCACGCGGACCTATACTGCAATTTCAAAGACCTGAAGACGCGCACCGCGGGCCATAAGAAGTTCATAGAGGTGAAGATAATCCTGCCAAAGGACATGCCGTTTTCCATGGCCCACGATATCGTATCGAAGATCGAGAGCGATATCGCCTCCGGGGTCCCCGACAGCGAAGTTACGGTTACCATGGTGCCCTGCTCGAAAAACTGCGGGTTATTGCAGGACCACAAACCCTGCCCTTATATCGAAGGCGTCGTTTAA
- a CDS encoding saccharopine dehydrogenase C-terminal domain-containing protein, with translation MIIGYGSVARCVFPILLKHISIPYKNITIIDFVDKRRELLPWIRRGVKYFQEKVTPFSITRILSKHVSPGGMIIDLSWNIDCVEMLNWCQENKVLYINTSVEEWDPYANIHQKTPFQKSLYYRQKEIRKIASRWKRPVTTAVLDHGANPGLISHFTKKGIADIAQRSLRNNHLHKRIRRKIAQCLKAKMFGCLARELNIKTIHISEHDTQTTNVPKRNNEFVGTWSIEGLREEGVSPAEMGWGSHEKDIPLFSTFPPERSKNKIFLSQMGMNTWVRSWVPSEEIVGMVIRHAEAISISDQLTVKEKGKVVYCPTVHYAYLPCNETIVSLHELRCRNYDIQKGLRIMNDEIVDGSDILGALIMGHRYNSWWTGSVLSIEESRRLVPHQNATTVQVAIGVVSAVMWMLENPQKGLCMPDDLPYEHILNIARPYLGQFVSMPSDWTPLKNYQVFFKENPKMYLDRKNVWAFKNFLFRD, from the coding sequence TTGATAATAGGGTACGGATCAGTCGCAAGGTGTGTTTTCCCCATCCTCCTCAAGCATATCTCCATCCCGTATAAGAATATCACGATAATAGATTTTGTCGACAAGAGAAGAGAGCTTTTACCCTGGATAAGGCGCGGCGTAAAGTATTTCCAGGAGAAGGTCACCCCGTTCAGTATAACCCGGATACTTTCAAAACATGTCTCTCCCGGCGGCATGATAATAGACCTGTCGTGGAATATCGACTGCGTCGAGATGCTCAACTGGTGCCAGGAGAACAAGGTCCTTTATATAAATACCTCGGTAGAGGAGTGGGACCCGTATGCCAATATCCACCAGAAGACGCCCTTTCAGAAGTCGCTCTATTACCGCCAGAAGGAGATACGTAAGATAGCGTCCCGATGGAAGAGGCCGGTGACTACGGCCGTGCTGGACCACGGCGCCAATCCGGGTCTCATATCCCATTTCACAAAGAAAGGTATAGCAGATATAGCGCAGCGGTCATTGCGCAATAATCATCTCCACAAGAGGATCAGGAGAAAGATAGCGCAGTGCCTTAAGGCAAAGATGTTCGGTTGCCTGGCGAGGGAGCTGAACATCAAGACCATACATATAAGCGAGCACGATACTCAGACCACTAACGTGCCGAAAAGGAATAATGAATTCGTAGGGACATGGAGCATCGAAGGCCTGAGGGAAGAGGGTGTATCGCCGGCGGAGATGGGATGGGGGAGCCACGAAAAAGATATCCCGTTATTTTCGACCTTCCCCCCCGAGCGGAGCAAAAACAAGATCTTCCTGTCCCAGATGGGGATGAATACATGGGTCCGTTCGTGGGTCCCCTCCGAAGAGATAGTGGGCATGGTGATACGGCACGCCGAAGCGATAAGCATATCAGACCAGCTCACCGTGAAGGAGAAGGGCAAGGTCGTCTATTGTCCCACGGTCCATTATGCTTACCTGCCGTGCAATGAGACGATAGTCTCCCTCCATGAGCTGAGATGCAGGAATTACGATATCCAGAAGGGCCTGAGGATCATGAACGACGAGATCGTCGACGGAAGCGACATACTCGGCGCCCTGATCATGGGCCACAGGTATAATTCATGGTGGACCGGGAGCGTGCTCAGCATCGAGGAGTCCCGGCGGCTTGTGCCTCATCAGAATGCGACTACGGTCCAGGTCGCTATCGGGGTGGTGTCGGCGGTCATGTGGATGCTGGAGAACCCTCAAAAAGGGCTCTGTATGCCGGATGACCTCCCGTACGAGCACATCCTCAATATAGCGCGCCCGTACCTCGGGCAATTCGTGTCGATGCCGTCCGACTGGACCCCGCTTAAAAATTACCAGGTATTCTTTAAAGAAAACCCCAAGATGTATCTGGACAGGAAGAATGTCTGGGCCTTTAAGAATTTCTTATTCCGCGATTAG
- a CDS encoding response regulator, with translation MTKKKKILVVDDEVDFVDMIKMRLEANGYEVATANNGKDAISMVKKDRPDAVLLDIMMPEMDGLSVLKEIRSEDTGLPVFIITAFSNETRFKAAGKLNASGFIVKTRDLAEEIRNMTSVIEIADKVKGKSG, from the coding sequence ATGACTAAAAAGAAGAAGATACTGGTAGTGGATGACGAGGTCGATTTCGTCGACATGATAAAGATGCGGCTCGAGGCCAACGGATACGAGGTCGCTACAGCCAATAACGGTAAGGATGCCATAAGCATGGTTAAGAAGGACAGGCCCGACGCGGTACTCCTGGACATCATGATGCCGGAGATGGACGGCCTGAGCGTTCTAAAAGAGATACGGTCGGAAGACACGGGCCTGCCGGTCTTTATCATAACCGCGTTCTCAAACGAGACGCGTTTCAAGGCGGCCGGTAAATTGAACGCCTCCGGCTTCATAGTCAAGACGCGGGACCTGGCCGAAGAGATCAGGAACATGACCAGTGTCATAGAGATAGCCGATAAGGTCAAAGGTAAAAGTGGCTAG